In one window of Henckelia pumila isolate YLH828 chromosome 1, ASM3356847v2, whole genome shotgun sequence DNA:
- the LOC140869886 gene encoding uncharacterized protein: MKIEQVFTSVAYPQGNGQVEVTNRTIVQALKTRLDAAKEIGQESARIMAYGENNQELRAMDLDLLEENRSRAAIRLAAYRKRMTQAYNKRVYPKVFQEGDLVMRKIQHQGERGKLEAKYEGPFKVIGKAGVAAYYLEDAQGKKGKRPWNAQHLKKYYP; this comes from the exons ATGAAGATTGAACAGGTTTTCACCTCTGTCGCGTATCCACAGGGGAATGGACAGGTCGAAGTTACCAATAGAACGATAGTCCAAGCTCTCAAGACACGACTGGATGCGGCTAAGG AGATAGGGCAAGAGAGTGCAAGAATCATGGCGTATGGGGAAAACAATCAAGAATTACGAGCAATGGATCTAGATTTACTCGAAGAAAACAGGTCCCGAGCTGCAATTAGGCTAGCGGCCTATCGCAAACGAATGACCCAAGCATACAACAAAAGAGTATACCCCAAGGTTTTCCAAGAGGGAGACCTGGTTATGCGAAAAATACAACATCAAGGGGAACGAGGAAAGTTAGAAGCCAAGTATGAAGGCCCATTCAAAGTGATAGGAAAAGCCGGAGTAGCCGCATATTACTTGGAAGATGCTCAAGGTAAAAAGGGAAAAAGGCCATGGAACGCTCAGcacttgaaaaaatattatccCTAA
- the LOC140869917 gene encoding uncharacterized protein, with amino-acid sequence MADQNGNHPNLELLIAQAVQRALAERDEANIPHPDHNAHLEEIKKLKEEMEQLRKKQAGYLATTIRNIPFTQEILDADLPKQFKLPHIGEYDGKGDPEEHLARFENAALLHKYSDPIKCRAFLTTLIGPAQQWFNTLRAGEIKEFKDFSKSFLHHFASSKKHPTTTFSLFAIKQREHENLRAYIRRFSALALEVPMATPDLLISTFMQELDTKDFLKSLIKRPPETYEELLARAEKYVNMEEIQVSRAAVKRERPKSPKGNRVPSNGTGMGQPFRPALLGEFSSFTPLRMSKVRALQICDDRKLTQRPPWTEKGPRNRESDKYCHFHNEYGHITENCRQLDQEIERIIQQHAELKNILTRQEGYCPNKRQQERPRQRARTAPPHEDFNHPNQGQPEDDRAHQRPAPPARGIINMISGGPTDGDSNRARKTSSRKLINMEIGNQIFHTGPTLSFGPEDLQGVSSNHNDALVIRATVANYDVARIFVDSGSSVNVLFQEAINQMDLGQYKMEPVVTSLFGFTGHAIRPVGLVHLPLTLGKNNTRKTRIVSFIIVDAPSAYNAILGRPAMTTFMAVASALHQKMKFPVGNEVGEVQGDQVISRKCYVEEVRIEQKVARTDNVDPPGISGMEKINLIEDTSVTTKEETEEVIISPPFGVVKIARTLEIELKRTLLECLQKNKDVFAWSVSDLVGVHREISEHKLNVIKGYRPIIQKKRHFGPEKDAVIKEQVDYSRRGTLKKSTFRPGCPT; translated from the coding sequence aTGGCTGATCAGAATGGAAATCATCCTAATTTAGAGTTGTTAATAGCTCAGGCTGTTCAGAGGGCTTTGGCAGAGAGGGATGAGGCAAATATTCCGCACCCCGATCATAATGCCCACCTCGAGGAGATCAAAAAATTGAAGGAAGAAATGGAGCAGCTCAGGAAGAAGCAGGCCGGGTACCTAGCTACCACAATCAGAAACATTCCTTTTACTCAGGAGATATTGGACGCTGACCTTCccaaacaatttaaattgccCCACATCGGGGAGTACGATGGTAAAGGCGATCCAGAGGAACATTTAGCACGCTTCGAGAATGCAGCTCTGCTGCATAAATATTCGGATCCGATCAAGTGTAGGGCTTTCCTTACTACTCTCATAGGACCAGCCCAGCAATGGTTCAATACGTTACGCGCTGGGGAGATCAAGGAATTCAAGGATTTTAGCAAATCCTTTTTGCATCACTTTGCTAGTAGCAAAAAGCATCCTACCACTACTTTCAGTCTCTTTGCAATCAAACAACGGGAACATGAAAATTTGAGGGCATACATTCGAAGGTTTAGTGCCTTGGCTCTCGAGGTACCCATGGCTACCCCAGACCTGCTCATCAGCACATTCATGCAAGAGCTGGATACAAAAGATTTTcttaaatctttaataaaaagGCCGCCGGAGACGTATGAGGAATTACTTGCCCGAGCTGAGAAATATGTCAACATGGAAGAGATTCAGGTCTCGCGAGCAGCTGTGAAGAGGGAGCGACCAAAAAGCCCAAAGGGCAATAGGGTTCCGAGCAATGGGACAGGAATGGGACAACCATTCCGACCTGCGCTGTTGGGAGAATTCAGCTCTTTCACTCCCTTGCGCATGAGTAAAGTCCGAGCCCTCCAAATTTGTGATGATCGAAAGCTCACACAAAGGCCTCCATGGACTGAGAAGGGACCTCGGAACAGGGAATCAGATAAATATTGTCACTTTCATAATGAGTATGGGCATATTACTGAGAACTGTCGTCAATTAGATCAAGAGATTGAAAGAATAATACAACAACATgctgaattaaaaaatatattgaccCGTCAAGAGGGATATTGCCCGAACAAGAGACAACAAGAAAGACCGAGGCAAAGAGCCAGGACTGCTCCTCCCCATGAAGATTTCAATCACCCGAATCAGGGCCAGCCCGAAGATGACCGAGCTCATCAAAGACCAGCTCCGCCTGCTAGAGGAATTATAAACATGATTTCTGGAGGCCCTACTGACGGAGATTCCAATCGAGCTAGAAAAACTAGCAgtagaaaattaataaatatggagATTGGGAATCAAATCTTTCATACTGGCCCGACCCTCTCCTTTGGTCCAGAAGATTTGCAAGGGGTTTCCAGCAACCATAACGATGCGCTGGTAATAAGGGCCACAGTCGCAAACTATGACGTAGCTCGGATATTCGTGGATTCAGGCAGTTCAGTCAATGTTTTATTCCAAGAAGCAATAAATCAAATGGATTTGGGACAGTACAAGATGGAGCCTGTGGTAACATCACTCTTTGGTTTCACGGGTCATGCCATCCGACCTGTTGGATTAGTCCACTTACCCTTAACTCTTGGAAAAAACAACACTCGCAAAACCCGAATTGTAAGTTTCATTATAGTGGACGCCCCATCCGCTTATAATGCTATACTAGGCAGACCTGCCATGACCACTTTCATGGCTGTGGCATCAGCTCTGCATCAGAAAATGAAATTCCCAGTGGGTAATGAGGTTGGGGAGGTGCAAGGTGATCAAGTTATTTCGCGCAAGTGTTATGTGGAGGAGGTCAGAATAGAGCAAAAAGTAGCCAGGACTGATAACGTCGACCCACCTGGAATTTCTGGCATGGAAAAAATCAACTTGATAGAAGACACATCTGTCACCACTAAAGAAGAAACTGAAGAAGTAATAATCTCCCCTCCTTTCGGGGTAGTAAAAATTGCTCGAACCCTGGAAATAGAGTTGAAGCGAACACTGCTGGAATGcttgcaaaaaaataaagacgTCTTTGCATGGTCAGTTTCAGACCTGGTAGGGGTCCATCGGGAAATATCAGAACACAAGCTCAATGTGATAAAAGGTTATCGCCCTATTATTCAAAAGAAACGACACTTCGGTCCTGAAAAGGATGCAGTAATAAAGGAGCAGGTGGACTACTCAAGGCGGGGCACATTGAAGAAATCCACTTTCCGACCTGGTTGTCCAACATAG